TAGTGAATGGAAAAAGTCCAGTTACGCCTGAAATGGCTGTTAGAATTGCCATTGCTACGAATACTTCAGCTGAGAGTTGGCTAAATATGCAGACAAAGTTAGATTTATGGGCTGCAATGCAGGAAAAACCTAAAAATATAATTAAATTTCCAATTTCGGCATAGCAACTTTCTTCAAGGGCCACCAGCGCATAACTACGCAGCCTCCGCTACGCTCGGGATCGCTTCAGGCTTCGCCGAATTCTGCTTTGCCACTCGCCTTGCAAAGCAAGTCTTGTTCCAAGTGCTTCGGACGCGCAGAACGTCGGAACCGCTCTTTCGTTATGCTCAATTCAAAAAATATTTTTCTAAATGAAAAATGAGAATAAGCTTTATTAAAAATGGATAGATTTGGTTTTTTCTTTTACTCTAGAACGGGATAATCTTTTGTTTTCTTTCGCTACACGACAGGAAGCGATTTATTTACAAATTTTTAAGGAAAATGTTATGAGAAAATTAATAATGTGGAATGTAATCACCTTAGACGGATATTTTGAAGGTGAGAAAAACTGGGACTTAAGCTTTCATGAACTTGTTTGGAGCAAAGA
The Leptospira fainei serovar Hurstbridge str. BUT 6 genome window above contains:
- a CDS encoding HigA family addiction module antitoxin encodes the protein MNKRRPTHPGEILLEDVIKPLGLTITETAKNLGVSRKTLSEIVNGKSPVTPEMAVRIAIATNTSAESWLNMQTKLDLWAAMQEKPKNIIKFPISA